Proteins found in one Pseudorasbora parva isolate DD20220531a chromosome 11, ASM2467924v1, whole genome shotgun sequence genomic segment:
- the LOC137092615 gene encoding protocadherin gamma-A1-like, producing the protein MWMMSVLCCFDASSTRISSWLMQPLVLCVFVMAVARGQVRYSIPEEMTKGSLVGNIVQDLGLDVKRLKSGRARIFTEDSREYIGLNVDKGTLVVKERIDREELCAQVSPCSLHFQIILENPMELHRIDVEILDINDHAPVFVRKEISFQISELAVPGAKFSLDNAQDSDVGLNTLQRYMLSPSDYFSLKEQMGNDGLKYAEMILQTPLDRENREEHKLILTAFDGGSPQKSGTIKITVLVIDANDNAPVFSLPVYRVSLLENSPKGTDIVSVTATDKDKGTNSELTYSFSQTSGKALELFNIDPESGGITVNGDLDFEKSKHFQLHVEATDKGGLTDSSKVIIELIDVNDNAPIISVISFSNPIPEDAAPETVIAMLNVKDLDSGRNGQVKCSIGPNLPFKIKSSAQNFYSVTTDQLLDREKISEYNITITAIDEGSPSFSTNKTLTLKISDVNDNAPVFQRQSYTAYVMENNSPGVSVLSVKAHDKDSGNNARVSYFLEDILVNGVSASTYISVNAESGEILAVRSFDYEQTKEFNIRVKAQDGGSPPLSSNASVKIIIQDQNDNAPQVLYPVQSGASVVAEIVPRSADVGYLVTKVVAVDVDSGQNAWLSYKLQKATDRALFKVGLQNGEIRTVRQVTDKDAVKQRLTVVVEDNGQPSRSATVNVNVAVADSFPEVLSEFTDFTHDKEYNDNLTFYLVLALAVVSFLFIVSIIAILSVKCYRWRRERMFYKSGANLPVIPYYPPLYADVGGTGTLQHVYNYEVCRTTDSRKSDLKYVRPCSESIISLDTSGTQTLTHAQRERLNNDGSFDQVSSSEWL; encoded by the coding sequence ATGTGGATGATGTCGGTTCTTTGTTGTTTTGACGCATCTTCGACGCGGATTTCTTCATGGCTAATGCAGCCTCTCGTGCTCTGCGTCTTTGTCATGGCCGTCGCGCGCGGGCAGGTCCGTTATTCTATTCCAGAGGAGATGACAAAGGGCTCGCTGGTGGGAAATATCGTTCAGGATCTCGGTTTGGATGTTAAGAGGCTGAAATCTGGTCGAGCGCGGATCTTTACGGAGGACAGTCGTGAGTACATCGGTCTGAATGTGGATAAAGGGACGCTGGTAGTGAAAGAGAGAATAGATAGAGAGGAGCTGTGCGCGCAAGTGTCTCCCTgctccttacattttcagatCATTCTCGAAAACCCCATGGAGCTGCATAGAATTGATGTGGAAATATTAGATATCAACGATCATGCTCCAGTTTTTGTTAGAAAGGAAATAAGCTTTCAAATAAGTGAGCTAGCTGTTCCTGGAGCAAAATTTTCTTTAGATAATGCTCAAGATTCCGATGTAGGTTTAAATACCCTTCAGAGATACATGCTGAGTCCAAGTGATTATTTTTCTCTGAAAGAACAGATGGGAAATGATGGATTGAAATATGCTGAAATGATTCTACAGACGCCACTAGATAGAGAAAATCGAGAGGagcataaattaatattgacGGCGTTTGATGGCGGCAGTCCGCAGAAATCAGGCACTATTAAAATAACCGTTCTTGTAATCGATGCAAATGACAATGCTCCTGTATTTAGTCTCCCTGTATATAGAGTTTCTTTACTTGAGAATTCACCAAAGGGCACTGATATAGTGAGTGTGACTGCAACTGATAAAGACAAAGGAACAAATTCTGAATTGACGTATTCCTTCTCACAAACATCAGGAAAAGCTTTGGAGCTATTCAATATAGATCCAGAAAGTGGTGGCATCACTGTTAACGGTGACCTGGATTTCGAAAAATCTAAACATTTTCAATTACATGTTGAAGCAACAGATAAAGGTGGCTTGACCGATTCCAGTAAAGTTATTATTGAACTAATTGACGTTAATGACAATGCACCTATCATAAGCGTCATTTCATTTTCTAACCCAATACCCGAGGACGCAGCACCGGAGACTGTGATAGCAATGCTGAATGTGAAGGATTTAGATTCTGGAAGAAACGGACAGGTTAAATGTTCAATTGGTCCAAATTTGccattcaaaataaaatcatcTGCCCAGAATTTCTATAGTGTGACAACCGATCAGTTATTAGACCGTGAAAAAATATCAGAGTATAATATCACAATAACTGCTATTGATGAGGGCTCTCCATCTTTCTCTACTAATAAAACACTGACACTGAAAATCTCTGATGTCAATGACAACGCCCCTGTGTTTCAGCGTCAGTCATACACCGCTTATGTGATGGAAAATAATTCTCCCGGTGTCTCTGTTTTATCTGTTAAAGCGCATGACAAAGACTCCGGCAATAACGCGCGCGTTTCATATTTTCTAGAGGATATTCTTGTGAATGGCGTCTCTGCCTCCACCTATATTTCAGTGAATGCAGAGAGCGGAGAGATCCTTGCTGTTCGTTCTTTTGATTATGAGCAAACGAAAGAATTTAACATTCGCGTAAAAGCGCAGGACGGAGGCTCTCCTCCTCTCAGCAGCAACGCGAGCGTGAAAATAATCATTCAGGACCAGAATGACAACGCGCCTCAGGTTCTGTACCCGGTCCAGTCAGGCGCTTCTGTGGTGGCTGAAATAGTGCCTCGTTCGGCAGATGTGGGTTATCTGGTGACTAAAGTGGTGGCTGTTGATGTGGACTCTGGTCAGAATGCCTGGCTCTCATATAAACTGCAGAAAGCCACAGACAGGGCGCTGTTTAAAGTGGGCTTACAGAATGGAGAAATAAGAACTGTTCGTCAAGTCACAGATAAAGATGCTGTCAAACAAAGACTCACTGTTGTAGTGGAGGACAACGGGCAGCCCTCTCGATCAGCTACAGTCAATGTTAACGTGGCGGTGGCGGACAGCTTCCCTGAAGTGCTCTCGGAGTTCACTGACTTTACGCACGACAAGGAATACAACGACAACCTGACTTTCTATCTGGTCTTGGCCTTGGCTGTGGTTTCGTTTCTCTTTATCGTGTCGATCATCGCCATATTGTCGGTCAAATGCTACAGATGGAGACGCGAGCGGATGTTTTATAAATCTGGAGCGAATCTTCCAGTTATTCCGTATTATCCGCCTCTTTACGCAGACGTAGGCGGCACAGGAACTTTACAGCACGTGTACAATTATGAGGTTTGCAGAACCACTGACTCCAGAAAGAGTGATTTGAAATACGTCAGACCTTGCAGTGAGAGCATCATTAGTCTGGACACCAGTGGGACACAGACACTCACGCATGcgcagagagagagactgaataATGACGGTTCTTTTGATCAGGTGAGCTCGAGTGAATGGCTCTGa
- the LOC137092614 gene encoding protocadherin gamma-A11-like has protein sequence MWMMSVLCCFDSSSTRISSWLMQPLVLCVFVMAVARGQVRYSIPEEMTKGSLVGNIVQDLGLDVKRLKSGRARIFTEDSREYIGLNVDKGTLVVKERIDREELCAQVSPCSLHFQIILENPMELHRIDVEILDINDHAPVFKKNEITFQMSESALSGARYSIDSANDPDVGLNSLQTYKLTPSDHFTVKIPAHLDETKYIEIILQKTLDRETAEEHKLILTAFDGGNPQKTGTIKINVIVLDANDNAPVFSQSVYRASIPENFPKGSTVLQVSATDGDMGSNGEVTYSFSQSSESSSGRFNINPSSGNITVNGPLDFEKSKKYELSVEATDKGGLRDTSKVHIEITDINDNAPIISVISFSNPVPENSASETVIAMLNVKDLDSGKNGIVKCFITHNLPFKIKSSTPNFYSLVTDELLDREMISEYNITITAIDEGSPSFSTNKTLTLKISDVNDNAPVFQRQSYTAYVMENNSPGVSVLSVKAHDKDSGNNARVSYFLEDILVNGVSASTYISVNAESGEILAVRSFDYEQTKEFNIRVKAQDGGSPPLSSNASVKIIIQDQNDNAPQVLYPVQSGASVVAEIVPRSADVGYLVTKVVAVDVDSGQNAWLSYKLQKATDRALFEVGLQNGEIRTVRQVTDKDAVKQRLTVVVEDNGQPSRSATVNVNVAVADSFPEVLSEFTDFTHDKEYNDNLTFYLVLALAVVSFLFIVSIIAILSVKCYRWRRERMFYKSGANLPVIPYYPPLYADVGGTGTLQHVYNYEVCRTTDSRKSDLKYVRPCSESIISLDTSGTQTLTHAQRERLNNDGSFDQVSSSEWL, from the coding sequence ATGTGGATGATGTCGGTTCTTTGTTGTTTTGACTCATCTTCGACGCGGATTTCTTCATGGCTAATGCAGCCTCTCGTGCTCTGCGTCTTTGTCATGGCCGTCGCGCGCGGGCAGGTCCGTTATTCTATTCCAGAGGAGATGACAAAGGGCTCGCTGGTGGGAAATATCGTTCAGGATCTCGGTTTGGATGTTAAGAGGCTGAAATCTGGTCGAGCGCGGATCTTTACGGAGGACAGTCGTGAGTACATCGGTCTGAATGTGGATAAAGGGACGCTGGTAGTGAAAGAGAGGATAGATAGAGAGGAGCTGTGCGCGCAAGTGTCTCCCTgctccttacattttcagatCATTCTAGAAAACCCCATGGAGCTGCATAGAATTGATGTAGAAATATTAGATATCAACGATCATGCTCCTGTTTTTAAGAAAAATGAGATTACCTTTCAAATGAGTGAATCTGCTTTATCTGGTGCTCGATATTCAATCGATAGCGCTAATGATCCTGATGTAGGTCTAAATTCTCTTCAGACATATAAATTAACTCCATCCGATCATTTCACAGTTAAAATACCTGCTCATCTCGACGAAACAAAGTACATAGAGATTATTTTGCAAAAAACATTAGATAGAGAAACGGCAGAGGAACATAAATTGATCTTAACTGCATTCGATGGCGGAAACCCTCAAAAAACGGGCACTATCAAGattaatgtaattgttttagATGCAAATGACAATGCGCCTGTTTTTAGCCAGTCAGTCTATAGAGCTTCAATTCCAGAGAATTTTCCTAAAGGATCCACTGTGTTACAGGTTAGTGCAACTGATGGAGACATGGGATCTAATGGAGAGGTTACGTATTCTTTTTCTCAAAGCAGTGAAAGCTCTTCTGGCCGTTTTAACATTAATCCCAGTTCTGGAAATATTACAGTTAATGGTCCTTTAGATTTCGAGAAAtccaaaaaatatgaattatctGTGGAAGCAACAGACAAAGGAGGATTACGAGATACCAGCAAAGTGCATATTGAAATTACTGATATAAATGACAATGCTCCTATAATAAGTGTAATTTCATTTTCAAACCCAGTGCCGGAGAATTCAGCATCAGAGACTGTAATAGCAATGCTGAATGTAAAAGATTTAGATTCGGGTAAGAACGGAATAGTTAAATGCTTCATTACTCACAATTTACCGTTTAAAATAAAGTCATCAACACCAAATTTCTACAGTTTAGTAACTGATGAGCTTTTGGATCGGGAGATGATATCAGAGTATAATATTACAATAACTGCTATTGATGAGGGCTCTCCATCTTTCTCTACTAATAAAACACTGACACTGAAAATCTCTGATGTCAATGACAACGCCCCTGTGTTTCAGCGTCAGTCATACACCGCTTATGTGATGGAAAATAATTCCCCCGGAGTCTCTGTTTTATCTGTTAAAGCGCACGACAAAGACTCCGGCAATAACGCGCGCGTTTCATATTTTCTAGAGGATATTCTTGTGAATGGCGTCTCCGCCTCCACCTATATTTCAGTGAATGCAGAGAGCGGAGAGATCCTTGCTGTTCGTTCTTTTGATTATGAGCAAACGAAAGAATTTAACATTCGCGTAAAAGCGCAGGACGGAGGCTCTCCTCCTCTCAGCAGCAACGCGAGCGTGAAAATAATCATTCAGGACCAGAATGACAACGCGCCTCAGGTTCTGTATCCGGTCCAGTCAGGCGCTTCTGTGGTGGCTGAAATAGTGCCTCGTTCGGCAGATGTGGGTTATCTGGTGACTAAAGTGGTGGCTGTTGATGTGGACTCTGGTCAGAATGCCTGGCTCTCATATAAACTGCAGAAAGCCACAGACAGGGCGCTGTTTGAAGTGGGCTTACAGAATGGAGAAATAAGAACTGTTCGTCAAGTCACAGATAAAGATGCTGTCAAACAAAGACTCACTGTTGTAGTGGAGGACAACGGGCAGCCCTCTCGATCAGCTACAGTCAATGTTAACGTGGCGGTGGCGGACAGCTTCCCTGAAGTGCTCTCGGAGTTCACTGACTTTACGCACGACAAGGAATACAACGACAACCTGACTTTCTATCTGGTCTTGGCCTTGGCTGTGGTTTCGTTTCTCTTTATCGTGTCGATCATCGCCATACTGTCAGTCAAATGCTACAGATGGAGACGCGAGCGGATGTTTTATAAATCTGGAGCGAATCTTCCAGTTATTCCGTATTATCCGCCTCTTTACGCAGACGTAGGCGGCACAGGAACTTTACAGCACGTGTACAATTATGAGGTTTGCAGAACCACTGACTCCAGAAAGAGTGATCTGAAATACGTCAGACCTTGCAGTGAGAGCATCATTAGTCTGGACACCAGTGGGACACAGACACTCACGCATGcgcagagagagagactgaataATGACGGTTCTTTTGATCAGGTGAGCTCGAGTGAATGGCTCTAA
- the LOC137092859 gene encoding protocadherin gamma-A11-like, whose amino-acid sequence MSVLCCFDSSSTRISSWLMQPLVLCVFVIAVARGQVRYSIPEEMTKGSLVGNIVQDLGLDVKRLKSGRARIFTEDSREYIGLNVDKGTLVVKEKIDREELCAQVSPCSLHFQIILENPMELHRIDVEILDINDHAPSFMNKEITFQMSELALSGARYSIDSANDPDVGLNSLQTYKLTPSDHFTVKIPAHLDETKYVEIILQKTLDRETAEEHKLILTAFDGGNPQKTGTIKINVIVLDANDNAPVFSQSVYRASIPENFPKGSTVLQVSATDGDMGSNGEVTYSFSKSSERLSNLFQIVSSTGEITVNGLLDFEKSKKYELSVEATDKGGLRDTCKVHIEITDINDNAPIISVISFSNPVPENSASETVIAMLNVKDLDSGKNGIVKCFIPHNLPFKIKSSTPNFYSLVTDELLDREMISEYNITITATDEGSPSFSTNKTLTLKISDVNDNAPVFQRQSYTAYVMENNSPGVSVLSVKAHDKDSGNNARVSYFLEDILVNGVSASTYISVNAESGEILAVRSFDYEQTKEFNIRVKAQDGGSPPLSSNASVKIIIQDQNDNAPQVLYPVQSGASVVAEIVPRSADVGYLVTKVVAVDVDSGQNAWLSYKLQKATDRALFEVGLQNGEIRTVRQVTDKDAVKQRLTVVVEDNGQPSRSATVNVNVAVADSFPEVLSEFTDFTHDKEYNDNLTFYLVLALAVVSFLFIVSIIAILSVKCYRWRRERMFYKSGANLPVIPYYPPLYADVGGTGTLQHVYNYEVCRTTDSRKSDLKYVRPCSESIISLDTSGTQTLTHAQRERLNNDGSFDQVSSSEWL is encoded by the coding sequence ATGTCGGTTCTTTGTTGTTTTGACTCATCTTCGACGCGGATTTCTTCATGGCTAATGCAGCCTCTCGTGCTCTGCGTCTTTGTCATAGCCGTCGCGCGCGGGCAGGTCCGTTATTCTATTCCAGAGGAGATGACAAAGGGCTCGCTGGTGGGAAATATCGTTCAGGATCTCGGTTTGGATGTTAAGAGGCTGAAATCTGGACGAGCGCGGATCTTTACGGAGGACAGTCGTGAGTACATCGGTCTGAATGTGGATAAAGGGACGCTGGTAGTGAAAGAGAAGATAGATAGAGAGGAGCTGTGCGCGCAAGTGTCTCCCTgctccttacattttcagatCATTCTCGAAAACCCCATGGAGCTGCATAGAATTGATGTGGAAATATTAGATATCAATGATCATGCTCCTTCTTTCATGAACAAAGAGATTACCTTTCAAATGAGTGAACTTGCTTTATCTGGTGCTCGATATTCAATCGATAGCGCTAATGATCCTGATGTAGGTCTAAATTCTCTTCAGACATATAAATTAACTCCATCCGATCATTTCACAGTTAAAATACCTGCTCATCTCGACGAAACAAAGTATGTAGAGATCATTTTGCAAAAAACATTAGATAGAGAAACGGCAGAGGAACATAAATTGATCTTAACTGCATTCGATGGCGGAAACCCTCAAAAAACGGGCACTATCAAGataaatgtaattgttttagATGCAAATGACAATGCGCCTGTTTTTAGCCAGTCAGTCTATAGAGCTTCAATTCCAGAGAATTTTCCTAAAGGATCCACTGTGTTACAGGTTAGTGCAACTGATGGAGACATGGGATCTAATGGAGAGGTTACGTATTCTTTCTCCAAGAGCAGTGAACGTTTATCTAACCTTTTCCAAATTGTTTCAAGTACAGGGGAAATTACAGTTAATGGTCTATTAGATTTCGagaaatcaaagaaatatgAATTATCCGTGGAAGCAACAGACAAAGGAGGATTACGAGATACCTGCAAAGTGCATATTGAAATTACTGATATAAATGACAATGCTCCTATAATAAGTGTAATTTCATTTTCAAACCCAGTGCCGGAGAATTCAGCATCAGAGACTGTAATAGCAATGCTGAATGTTAAAGATTTAGATTCGGGTAAGAACGGAATAGTTAAGTGCTTCATTCCTCACAATTTACCGTTTAAAATAAAGTCATCAACACCAAATTTCTACAGTTTAGTAACTGATGAGCTTTTGGATCGGGAGATGATATCAGAGTATAATATTACAATAACTGCTACTGATGAGGGCTCTCCATCTTTCTCTACTAATAAAACACTGACACTGAAAATCTCTGATGTCAATGACAACGCCCCTGTGTTTCAGCGTCAGTCATACACCGCTTATGTGATGGAAAATAATTCCCCCGGAGTCTCTGTTTTATCTGTTAAAGCGCATGACAAAGACTCCGGCAATAACGCGCGCGTTTCATATTTTCTAGAGGATATTCTTGTGAATGGCGTCTCTGCCTCCACCTACATTTCAGTGAATGCAGAGAGCGGAGAGATCCTTGCTGTTCGTTCTTTTGATTATGAGCAAACGAAAGAATTTAACATTCGCGTAAAAGCGCAGGACGGAGGCTCTCCTCCTCTCAGCAGCAACGCGAGCGTGAAAATAATCATTCAGGACCAGAATGACAACGCGCCTCAGGTTCTGTATCCGGTCCAGTCAGGCGCTTCTGTGGTGGCTGAAATAGTGCCTCGTTCGGCAGATGTGGGTTATCTGGTGACTAAAGTGGTGGCTGTTGATGTGGACTCTGGTCAGAATGCCTGGCTCTCATATAAACTGCAGAAAGCCACAGACAGGGCGCTGTTTGAAGTGGGCTTACAGAATGGAGAAATAAGAACTGTTCGTCAAGTCACAGATAAAGATGCTGTCAAACAAAGACTCACTGTTGTAGTGGAGGACAACGGGCAGCCCTCTCGATCAGCTACAGTCAATGTTAACGTGGCGGTGGCGGACAGCTTCCCTGAAGTGCTCTCGGAGTTCACTGACTTTACGCACGACAAGGAATACAACGACAACTTGACTTTCTATCTGGTCTTGGCCTTGGCTGTGGTTTCGTTTCTCTTTATCGTGTCGATCATCGCCATACTGTCAGTCAAATGCTACAGATGGAGACGCGAGCGGATGTTTTATAAATCTGGAGCGAATCTTCCAGTTATTCCGTATTATCCGCCTCTTTACGCAGACGTAGGCGGCACAGGAACTTTACAGCACGTGTACAATTATGAGGTTTGCAGAACCACTGACTCCAGAAAGAGTGATCTGAAATACGTCAGACCTTGCAGTGAGAGCATCATTAGTCTGGACACCAGTGGGACACAGACACTCACGCATGcgcagagagagagactgaataATGACGGTTCTTTTGATCAGGTGAGCTCGAGTGAATGGCTCTGa